The proteins below are encoded in one region of Mya arenaria isolate MELC-2E11 chromosome 15, ASM2691426v1:
- the LOC128219860 gene encoding uncharacterized protein LOC128219860 codes for MALSTILKVFAFVSILFTCILCISFVSIISALANKNSQRTIRHATNMCMSCDDLQSFPGFPAVSSEDIDRLRSAKDQSSCCASTDEILRMRIQKKMDEQVYEYNSGLSAELITDILGKNNCDLVQLDENVPRAKVVGLVDHVGSSFQTDLRKVRWNKNGASATNGDITHLEEEGEIFIRQDGTYVVLSKLRIHRNPSAPFTAKLSHVLYRFSHKYGSETVLLQRNRTLCRTSDDQYDSFISAVFRFHKYDRISIHTTHAQHLQVNDTENFFGVFYTYGMY; via the exons ATGGCATTGTCAAcgattttaaaagtttttgcatttgtTAGCATATTATTTACTTGCATCCTGTGTATTTCATTTGTATCAATAATAAGCGCATTGGCAAATAAAAACAGTCAGAGAACAATCAGGCATGCAACTAACATGTGTATGTCATGTGATGATTTACAAAGTTTCCCTGGGTTCCCCGCTGTTTCATCTGAAGACATCGACAGATTACGGTCTGCGAAAGACCAATCTTCTTGCTGTGCTTCAACTGACGAAATTCTGAGGATGCGAATTCAGAAG AAGATGGATGAGCAGGTTTACGAATACAACTCTGGTTTATCTGCAG AATTAATAACAGATATCTTGGGGAAAAACAACTGTGACTTAGTTCAGCTAGACGAAAACGTGCCTCGAGCAAAAGTTGTTGGCCTTGTTGACCACGTCGGGTCCTCATTTCAAACTG ACCTCCGGAAAGTTCGGTGGAATAAGAACGGTGCTTCAGCAACAAATGGGGATATAACACACTTGGAAGAGGAAGGGGAGATATTCATCAGACAGGACGGTACATACGTTGTACTGTCAAAGCTAAGGATACATCGGAATCCGTCTGCACCGTTTACGGCCAAACTTTCCCACGTTTTGTACCGATTCTCACATAAGTATGGATCGGAAACTGTTCTTTTGCAGAGAAACAGAACGTTGTGCCGCACAAGTGATGATCAATACGATAGCTTTATTTCGGCGGTTTTTCGATTTCACAAGTACGATCGCATATCCATTCACACGACACATGCGCAACATTTACAAGTCAACGACACGGAGAACTTTTTTGGAGTGTTTTATACGTATGGCATGTACTAA